One region of Acidimicrobiales bacterium genomic DNA includes:
- a CDS encoding cell division protein CrgA: protein MPRKTKDAPGRVTPKGGPVRRGSAGTGGRTTAGASGRTTPAGGRYTAPIPREFRSSPWWVPVLILTFFGLGLICILLNYLGLLPGGANNWYLLLGLGLIVAGFIAATRYH from the coding sequence ATGCCGAGGAAGACCAAGGACGCTCCCGGGCGCGTCACACCCAAGGGAGGCCCCGTCAGGCGCGGGTCGGCCGGTACCGGCGGGCGCACGACGGCGGGTGCCAGCGGGCGGACCACGCCGGCGGGCGGGCGCTACACCGCGCCGATCCCCCGCGAGTTCCGCTCGAGCCCGTGGTGGGTGCCGGTGCTCATCCTCACCTTCTTCGGGCTCGGCCTGATCTGCATCCTGCTCAACTACCTCGGACTGCTGCCCGGCGGTGCCAACAACTGGTACCTGCTGCTGGGCCTGGGCCTGATCGTCGCCGGTTTCATCGCGGCTACCAGATACCACTGA